The following proteins are co-located in the Equus caballus isolate H_3958 breed thoroughbred chromosome 15, TB-T2T, whole genome shotgun sequence genome:
- the LOC100069237 gene encoding uncharacterized protein C2orf78, translated as MSENFQHPSLLGTPNSLQLSLPVVSDAASLTGSVCNFSRVSSPAISSAWLLPSASGTSSQPLMGSAYLYQHSSTTTVSGVTGQSQSSTSAASYPGLFEWGVPGSTAQESSSLRDCTLTVIGQDTVVSSMSMAAQCERTSGANNPVPLYPSLSTSLVQGTPSRVPNQGHSLSLPYQEGSQVYYYGHGTLGPLLSGELGPCLQSYGSVSYTGAGASAPQPEMVLVLKEIQPTHVLPPASTSGVYYAASAPAIPQTRFQVMETSLGMETSFGLQPASQTFCLPQAPEFLKSCSHRNIQILQGNPPPERGDISVIAPVQTSNINLLALSPAPKNLDEFNTNLSKPLDPDQIPTENEEPLLYPLEIPDIHHLLACIDPLGQEDQPRSENADLGKSSLSLEGQGTLENGTEASGGFEDIATLVKDLPQLFNSLKDLDESEGPEVIQAKNTRAIESIQLQEKSNVRKDASDNARKNKHQASEPINGAPKAKIQPKDPECLSGREVLICNAAASDRAPVNEAEHSNSKPQKAAPSRISTTKSHGQERTKRTRGNNPKKAGESQQSGIEVKGEEKPTMLKMKQEKNQPELSQQTFKKPQSCVGQHMLESVQVFHALGRKSEKNTGLSSSRALGTSSNPKHPQPCPAIKPWLDIPLEGQGPEETQVKTQKPESSAKKECPPPSQNDLPPPGKVRLVPLPFLSVDKPPARPVPRRPQALASHRPAVADPARPASTNSAQPTAVNSTHPAPASLTGPARPARPITTNPTRPGWTNPTRPSVPQCPASRPAPYTTASCTSLQQEPVATAVPMLQAPPKPPAQYLLEDFSKQPIPWRKPDIPGPVMSEPITQEQRPEREAMKRQAQQEREKAAKYTSRGKVQFFTEREKEMEISRYYGYAI; from the exons TAACAGGAAGTGTCTGCAATTTCTCCAGAGTATCTTCTCCAGCCATCAGTTCGGCATGGCTACTGCCGTCAGCCTCGGGCACCTCTTCCCAGCCACTCATGGGGAGTGCCTACCTTTACCAACATTCTAGCACAACCACGGTGTCTGGAGTGACTGGCCAGAGCCAGAGCTCCACCTCAGCTGCTTCCTATCCAGGTCTCTTTGAGTGGGGTGTCCCAGGAAGCACTGCACAGGAGTCATCTTCGCTCAGAGACTGCACTCTGACTGTCATTGGCCAGGACACAGTGGTTTCTTCCATGTCTATGGCAGCTCAATGTGAAAGAACTTCAGGTGCCAATAACCCGGTCCCATTGTATCCATCACTTTCCACCAGCCTTGTTCAGGGAACACCATCTCGGGTTCCAAATCAGGGACACAGCCTGTCACTTCCCTACCAGGAAGGAAGCCAGGTGTACTACTATGGTCACGGCACACTGGGGCCTCTGCTGTCTGGAGAACTTGGCCCCTGCCTGCAGTCCTACGGCTCTGTGTCCTACACAGGAGCCGGGGCCTCTGCTCCTCAACCAGAAATGGTGTTGGTACTAAAGGAGATTCAGCCCACACATGTCCTTCCACCAGCCTCCACCTCTGGGGTCTACTACGCTGCGTCTGCTCCAGCCATCCCACAAACCAGATTTCAAG TGATGGAAACTTCCCTGGGAATGGAAACTTCCTTTGGACTGCAACCTGCAAGCCAGACATTTTGTCTGCCACAAGCTCCAGAATTCCTCAAGTCCTGTAGTCACAGAAATATCCAGATATTGCAGGGTAACCCACCGCCCGAGCGTGGGGATATTTCAGTGATAGCTCCAGTGCAGACTTCGAACATTAACCTCCTGGCACTGTCTCCAGCTCCAAAGAATTTGGATGAGTTTAACACCAACCTTTCAAAGCCTCTGGATCCTGACCAGATCCCAACAGAAAATGAAGAGCCTCTACTATACCCTTTAGAAATTCCTGATATCCATCACCTCCTGGCCTGCATCGATCCCCTTGGACAAGAGGACCAGCCTCGTTCTGAAAATGCTGATCTGGGAAAGAGTAGCCTGAGTCTTGAGGGCCAAGGGACACTGGAAAATGGGACTGAGGCTAGCGGTGGCTTTGAAGACATTGCTACTCTGGTGAAGGACCTTCCCCAACTcttcaattccttgaaagatctTGATGAATCTGAAGGCCCCGAGGTGATCCAAGCCAAAAATACCAGAGCCATCGAGTCGATCCAGCTGCAGGAAAAGTCAAATGTCAGAAAGGATGCCTCCGATAACGCCAGGAAGAACAAACATCAGGCCTCTGAGCCTATCAATGGTGCTCCCAAGGCCAAAATCCAGCCAAAGGACCCGGAGTGCCTGTCAGGGAGAGAAGTGCTTATTTGCAATGCTGCAGCCAGTGACAGGGCTCCCGTGAACGAGGCTGAGCACTCCAACAGCAAACCTCAGAAAGCTGCACCCAGCAGGATCAGTACAACTAAGAGCCATGGGCAGGAAAGGACCAAGAGGACCAGAGGAAACAACCCCAAGAAAGCCGGAGAGAGTCAGCAGTCAGGGATTGAAGTCAAGGGGGAAGAGAAGCCAACCATGCTGAAGATGAAGCAGGAGAAGAATCAACCTGAGCTGAGCCAACAGACCTTTAAGAAGCCTCAAAGCTGCGTAGGCCAGCACATGCTGGAGTCGGTGCAGGTGTTTCATGCTCTGGGGAGGAAGAGTGAGAAGAACACCGGGCTCTCTTCCTCCAGGGCCCTGGGAACCTCCAGCAATCCCAaacacccccagccctgcccagctatCAAACCGTGGCTGGATATCCCACTTGAGGGTCAAGGTCCCGAGGAAACTCAAGTCAAAACCCAGAAACCAGAGAGCAGTGCTAAAAAAGAGTGTCCACCTCCATCCCAGAATGACTTGCCACCTCCTGGGAAGGTCAGGTTGGTACCTTTGCCTTTTCTGTCCGTGGACAAGCCTCCAGCTCGACCTGTTCCTCGGAGGCCACAGGCTCTGGCCTCACATCGGCCTGCTGTGGCAGACCCTGCCCGGCCTGCTTCCACCAACTCAGCTCAACCAACTGCAGTCAATTCCACCCACCCAGCTCCTGCATCTTTGACAGGTCCTGCCAGACCAGCTCGGCCAATTACCACCAACCCCACTCGACCAGGTTGGACCAACCCCACCCGGCCTAGCGTCCCTCAGTGTCCTGCTTCAAGGCCTGCACCTTACACAACAGCATCTTGCACTTCTCTCCAGCAGGAGCCCGTTGCCACTGCTGTGCCCATGCTCCAGGCCCCGCCCAAGCCTCCCGCCCAGTATCTACTGGAGGATTTCAGCAAGCAACCAATTCCATGGAGGAAACCCGACATTCCAGGGCCAGTGATGTCAGAGCCCATCACACAGGAACAGAGGCCAGAGCGGGAGGCCATGAAGAGGCAGGCTCAACAGGAGCGTGAGAAGGCTGCCAAGTACACCTCTCGGGGGAAAGTGCAGTTTTTCactgagagggaaaaagaaatggaaatttctcGATACTACGGCTACGCGATATAA